CGCACAGAaggtctccctgccccccagggcctggccgCCCTGCCCTCGGGTTCTCACTCCGCCCCCTCGGCTTGTCCTTCCAGGAGACGGATCTTCTAGAAGCAGCGAACTCAAGAAAAGATGTGAAGAGCTGGAGGCTCAGCTGCaactgaaggaggaggagaacaaCGAGCTGCTGAAGCAGCTGGAGCAGAAGAACGCCGCGGTCGCCGTGCTGGAGAACACCATCAAGGAGCGCGAGAGGAAGTACCTGGAGGAGCTGAAGGTGAAGAGCCACAAGCTGGGCGTGCTGACCAGCGAGCTGGAGCAGCGCGCCGGCACCATCGCCTACCTGACGTCGCAGCTGCACGCCACCAAGAGGAAGCTCCTGAGCTCCGGCGGCACCGCGGACGGCAGCGCGGCCGGCAGCCCCGCGCTGGCCAGCTACAAGCCGGCGCCTCCCAAGGACAGGCTGCCCGAGACGCCCCGGCGCCGCATGAAGAAGAGCCTCTCGGCCCCGCTGCACCCGGAGTTCGAGGATGTCTACAGATTCGGGGCCGACAGCCGGAAACTGCTTCTGCGGGAGCCGGTGGACGCCATGCCCGACCCCACCCCGTTCCTGCTGGCCAGGGAGTCGGCCGAGGTCCACCTCATCAAGGAGCGGCCCCTCGTCATCCCCCCCATCGCCTCGGACCGCAGCGCCGGCGAGCAGCCCAGCCCCGCCCGCGAGAAGCCGCACAAGGCGCACGTGGGCGTGGCGCACCGCATCCACCACGTGACCCCGGCGCAGGCCCCGCCCGAGGTGGAGACGCTGGCGGTGGACCAGGTGAACGGAGGCGGCAAGGTGGTGAGGAAGCACTCAGGGACGGACAGAACTGTGTGAAGGCCCCCGCGGCCCTCCACCGCGCGCTCCGGGCACTGTGGTCGCTACCGGGGAAAGCGCCGCCGCGCCTCCTCTGtcccttttctctttaaattccCGTGCATGCCACATTTTCCCACACCTGTCAACAGATtcctctcctcctgctcctcttgCCCTCTGACTGACACCAAAACACGATCGTGTCCCTGCTGCACAATCCGTATTTACTAATCGCTGCGGCCGAACACCTGTGCGCCGACTCGCTTGCTTCCAGCCCCGCTCCGCGGAACC
Above is a genomic segment from Balaenoptera musculus isolate JJ_BM4_2016_0621 chromosome 14, mBalMus1.pri.v3, whole genome shotgun sequence containing:
- the CCDC92 gene encoding coiled-coil domain-containing protein 92 isoform X1, with product MACSQILGHLDVSMATTSLEDQLHSAQKNLSFLQREHASTLKGLHAEIRRLQRRCTDLTYELTLKSSDQTGDGSSRSSELKKRCEELEAQLQLKEEENNELLKQLEQKNAAVAVLENTIKERERKYLEELKVKSHKLGVLTSELEQRAGTIAYLTSQLHATKRKLLSSGGTADGSAAGSPALASYKPAPPKDRLPETPRRRMKKSLSAPLHPEFEDVYRFGADSRKLLLREPVDAMPDPTPFLLARESAEVHLIKERPLVIPPIASDRSAGEQPSPAREKPHKAHVGVAHRIHHVTPAQAPPEVETLAVDQVNGGGKVVRKHSGTDRTV
- the CCDC92 gene encoding coiled-coil domain-containing protein 92 isoform X2 gives rise to the protein MATTSLEDQLHSAQKNLSFLQREHASTLKGLHAEIRRLQRRCTDLTYELTLKSSDQTGDGSSRSSELKKRCEELEAQLQLKEEENNELLKQLEQKNAAVAVLENTIKERERKYLEELKVKSHKLGVLTSELEQRAGTIAYLTSQLHATKRKLLSSGGTADGSAAGSPALASYKPAPPKDRLPETPRRRMKKSLSAPLHPEFEDVYRFGADSRKLLLREPVDAMPDPTPFLLARESAEVHLIKERPLVIPPIASDRSAGEQPSPAREKPHKAHVGVAHRIHHVTPAQAPPEVETLAVDQVNGGGKVVRKHSGTDRTV